The following proteins are encoded in a genomic region of Gossypium hirsutum isolate 1008001.06 chromosome D05, Gossypium_hirsutum_v2.1, whole genome shotgun sequence:
- the LOC121217002 gene encoding transcription initiation factor TFIID subunit 6, translating to MSVWIVDVIGTWNWHFAFHAAPSDGKMAEYKEDGLSVDVKLPVKPVLSRELQLYFDKIVDITMNKSVSILFKQALLSLATDSGLHPLVPYFTYFIADEVARKLNNFPLMFALMRVARSLLQNEHLHIEPYLHELMPSIITRLVAKRLGNKFTDNHWELRNFAAKLVASICKRDAIWG from the exons ATGTCTGTATGGATAGTAGATGTTATTGGAACATGGAATTGGCATTTTGCTTTCCATGCAGCACCTTCTGATGGTAAAATGGCTGAATACAAAGAAGATGGGCTTTCCGTTGATGTCAAATTACCTGTTAAGCCTGTATTATCTAGAGAGCTTCAA CTTTACTTTGACAAGATCGTGGACATTACCATGAATAAATCAGTCTCAATTCTCTTTAAACAAGCATTACTGAGTTTGGCAACCGACTCGGGATTACATCCTTTAGTTCCTTATTTTACATATTTCATTGCGGATGAG GTTGCACGGAAGTTGAATAATTTCCCTCTCATGTTTGCTTTGATGCGTGTTGCCCGGAGTCTTCTCCAGAATGAACACTTACACATAGAACCTTAC TTACACGAGTTGATGCCATCTATTATTACCCGCCTCGTTGCAAAAAGGTTAGGAAATAAATTCACCGACAATCATTGGGAACTTAGAAACTTCGCAGCAAAGCTAGTGGCATCAATATGCAAAAG ggatgcaatttggggctaa